The Nitrosomonas communis genome has a segment encoding these proteins:
- a CDS encoding endonuclease/exonuclease/phosphatase family protein: MPLVQCGDVTSRKHLNILSINLLFSEVETRNQRLDAIAEFAAKTPVDVILLQEVVDGALVHTTNSALDLQEKLRAQTHNYDLHTAFEVGLSGLLVVANAVLSRCEIDYEISKRLPHASELEFLGHDIKLRRNVMMTRINIPGSGKLNIYNTHLCAKCAAHELNAQLDVLLPFIDEIEGLFPQGNPVILGGDFNIDHFRIAPFEERPFYERIINAGFTDAYAQDRPLEDLCAEGGQPDIHCTVGVSTLDVGAAARRIDYIFVKKVKGVLESRVVFNTLVDPNQPTVSDHAGVFVSIALP; encoded by the coding sequence GTGCCACTGGTCCAATGTGGTGATGTTACAAGTCGAAAACACCTGAATATCCTATCTATCAATCTCCTTTTCTCTGAAGTTGAAACGCGTAATCAGCGTTTAGATGCTATTGCTGAGTTTGCAGCAAAAACACCTGTCGATGTCATTCTTCTTCAAGAAGTGGTTGATGGTGCCCTAGTTCATACGACTAATAGTGCGCTAGATCTCCAAGAAAAGCTTCGGGCTCAAACGCACAACTATGACTTACATACGGCATTCGAAGTTGGATTGTCAGGCCTACTGGTAGTAGCCAATGCAGTGCTGAGTCGCTGTGAAATTGATTACGAGATATCCAAGCGCTTGCCGCACGCTTCTGAATTGGAATTTCTGGGACATGACATTAAATTGCGTAGAAACGTGATGATGACACGTATTAATATTCCCGGTTCTGGGAAACTGAATATTTATAATACTCATCTTTGTGCAAAGTGTGCTGCGCATGAGCTCAATGCCCAGTTGGATGTTTTACTCCCATTCATTGATGAGATAGAGGGGCTTTTCCCCCAGGGTAATCCTGTGATTCTTGGTGGAGATTTCAATATCGACCATTTCCGCATTGCTCCCTTCGAGGAGCGTCCTTTCTATGAAAGAATTATTAATGCTGGCTTTACCGATGCTTATGCTCAAGATAGACCCTTGGAAGATTTATGTGCAGAAGGTGGTCAGCCTGACATACACTGTACAGTAGGGGTTTCCACCTTGGATGTGGGAGCTGCTGCTAGACGCATTGATTATATTTTTGTCAAGAAGGTAAAGGGCGTACTTGAAAGTCGTGTTGTTTTTAACACTCTTGTTGATCCAAATCAGCCTACTGTATCCGATCATGCTGGTGTCTTTGTTTCAATAGCCTTGCCATAA
- a CDS encoding cupin domain-containing protein, giving the protein MFTRFLYGAALAALSANAASVDNLPTDKSKVTVVFDHALPNVPGKSMKGVLVEYQPGGSSPAHTHPKSAFIYATVLEGEIRSKVNDGPEKVYRAGENFAELPGDHHGVSANNSKTQPARLLAVFIVDTNEKDLVTNDK; this is encoded by the coding sequence CCTTGGCAGCGCTCTCTGCAAACGCAGCTTCAGTCGATAACTTGCCCACAGATAAATCCAAGGTAACGGTCGTCTTTGATCACGCTCTCCCGAATGTGCCCGGCAAGAGCATGAAAGGCGTGCTAGTCGAATACCAGCCGGGTGGCTCATCGCCAGCACATACCCATCCAAAGTCGGCTTTCATCTATGCAACGGTACTTGAGGGGGAAATTCGTAGCAAAGTCAATGACGGTCCGGAAAAGGTTTATCGCGCTGGCGAGAACTTCGCTGAATTACCTGGCGATCATCATGGCGTCAGCGCAAATAATAGCAAGACTCAACCTGCACGCCTGTTGGCCGTCTTTATCGTCGATACCAACGAAAAAGACCTCGTCACGAATGACAAATAA
- a CDS encoding Rossmann-fold NAD(P)-binding domain-containing protein: MEKPSPFKIGMVWYYREDYNAILRIMTDSHKLPESFDIWLAEAEQDEDNLTQDGYTVVRTRIDPETFLGWCRSQGLNADFEARMGFANFIVKQSAGSNIFNVSST, translated from the coding sequence ATGGAAAAACCATCTCCCTTCAAAATAGGCATGGTCTGGTACTATCGCGAAGATTACAATGCCATCCTCAGAATTATGACTGATAGTCATAAGCTGCCCGAAAGCTTCGACATATGGCTCGCTGAAGCAGAACAAGATGAGGACAATCTTACGCAGGATGGCTATACCGTCGTGCGCACCCGTATCGATCCCGAAACGTTTCTTGGTTGGTGCCGCTCGCAAGGCCTGAATGCCGATTTCGAGGCACGCATGGGCTTTGCCAACTTCATTGTGAAACAAAGCGCAGGAAGTAACATATTTAACGTGAGTTCGACATAA
- a CDS encoding PLDc N-terminal domain-containing protein, with protein sequence MDIEVGGFLGFVILVLDIWAIIKITQSAASTGNKVFWVVLILMLPVVGLIIWWFAGPKAIN encoded by the coding sequence ATGGATATTGAAGTTGGTGGTTTTCTTGGTTTTGTCATACTCGTCCTGGATATTTGGGCTATTATAAAAATCACTCAAAGCGCCGCTTCAACCGGAAATAAAGTATTTTGGGTGGTTTTGATCCTGATGCTGCCCGTGGTCGGTTTGATCATTTGGTGGTTTGCAGGACCCAAGGCGATTAACTGA